From the Mycobacterium sp. DL592 genome, the window GATCTTGTAGCTGATCCCGGTGTAGTAGAGGATGCGCTCAGTCGTCGTGGTCTTGCCGGCGTCGATGTGCGCCATGATCCCGATGTTGCGGACCTTGTTCAGGTCAGTCAGCACGTCCTGTGCCACAGAAGTCTTCCCACTCTTTCGCTTGCGTGATTGCTGTCAGTTGCGCCCGGTGCGCCGAGGCGTCCAGCCCTGGGGCCGGGCGCCCGGTGTCACCAGCGGTAGTGCGCGAAGGCCCGGTTCGCCTCGGCCATCTTGTGGGTGTCCTCGCGTCGCTTGACGGCGGCACCCAGGCCATTGCTGGCGTCGAGGATCTCGTTGGCCAGCCGCTCGACCATGGTCTTCTCGCGGCGCTGCTTGGAGAAGCTGACCAGCCAGCGCAGGGCCAGCGTGGTCGACCGCTCGGGCCGAACCTCGACGGGCACCTGGTAGGTGGCGCCACCGACACGGCGGCTGCGCACCTCGAGGGCCGGCTTGACGTTGTCCATGGCGCGCTTGAGGGTCACCACCGGGTCGGTGCCGGTCTTGTCGCGGGCCTGCTCGAGCGCACCGTAAACAATGCGTTCGGCCAGCGACTTCTTCCCATCAAGGAGAACCTTGTTGACCAGCTGGGTGACCAGCTGCGACCCGTAGACCGGGTCGTTGACGAGGGGACGCTTGGGAGCGGGGCCCTTGCGCGGCATTAGCTCTTCTCCTTCTTCGCGCCGTAACGGCTGCGTGCCTGCTTGCGGTTCTTGACACCCTGGGTGTCCAGCGAGCCGCGGATGATCTTGTAGCGGACGCCGGGGAGGTCCTTCACACGACCACCGCGCACCAGCACCATCGAGTGCTCCTGCAGGTTGTGGCCCTCACCGGGGATGTAGGCGGTCACCTCGACGCCGGTTGTCAGCTTCACGCGCGCGACCTTGCGAAGCGCCGAGTTCGGCTTCTTCGGGGTGGTCGTGTACACGCGGGTGCACACGCCGCGGCGCTGCGGGCTGCCCTTAAGTGCCGCGGTCTTCACCTTCGCGACCTTGTCGGTGCGACCCTTGCGGACCAGCTGCTGAATGGTTGGCATGTACCGGCTTTCTGTTCTCTCGTCGTCTTTCAGCGTTCTTCAAGTCTCTGTACTGCAGTTTTCACCCCGCCGCGTACCCCGCGACCGGGCGTGTCGCACGCACCGCGCACCGGTGAGAATCCGATGCATACTGGACATGCGAATTTGCCCGGCGTGCGCGCATGCGTCCCCGCTTGCGCCCCTATTTGGCCAGGCACGAGCTTCCACAATACCAGGCTCCGCACGCCCCTCCAAACTCGGTGTACGGGGCTTTTCGAGGGCCTTACCGCAGGTCAACGCGGGAATGTCGGCACTGGTTCCCGAACTCCCCTGAACTGCGTCAGCCGGTGGCGCCCTTGCGGTGCGCCATCCCGACCGCCAGCCGGAGCACCATATCGGAGAACACCGCATCGGTATCCACCTCGTTCATGACGCCGGTCATCTCCAGGAGCACGAATCCGTGCAGGGCGGCCCAGAACTCCAGCGACGCGTAGTAGGCGTCCTCCCCGCCGAGGCCATACGACGCCAGAACCTCGATGACCGGGGCGGCCGCGGCGTGCGAAGCGGCGGTGAACTCGGGGTCGTCGCCCTCCAGCGGCATCCGGGTGAAGGCCGAATAGCGGCCGGGGTGGTGGTGGGCGTAGCTGCGGTAGGCACTGGCCATCGCCATCACCGCGTCGTCCCGGGTACGGCCCTGCCCGACCGTGCTCAGCATCTGCAGGATGTCGTCGATGACGTGCATGCGCACGGTGCGGCGCAGGTCCTCGAGGCTGTGCACGTGGTTATAGAGCGAGGGGCCCTTGGTGCCGAGCTGGGTGGCCAGCGCGTTGATCGTCAGCGCGTCCCACCCCTCCCGATCCAAGAAGTTCAGGGCGGCGTTGACGATGATGTCGCGGCTGAGTTTGGCCGACCGCGCCGACGACCGGGCCCCGGCGCGCGACCGACCGCCCGCCGATTCCGGTGTTGATGTCATGCGTTCGCCCTTCAGTTCTCTGATCAGCGAAGAACTCTAGTTGACGTGGAGACCTCCACGTAGGCTCCAAGCGTCGAGCAGTGATCGTGGACGACGAGATCAGTTAGGAAGTGGCACCGATGCATACCCCCACCCTGGTGGCCGGAATCGGAACGCTGGCCGCGGCGATGGTCCTTGCCGGCTGCGGATCCAGCAGCACCGACACCAACTCGCCCACCGCGACGGCCGGCAAGTCGGGTGCCCAGGTAGAGGTCGGTAACACCATCAACTACGGCTCGTTCGGCACCACGACCGAGATCGACTGCGCCGACGGCAAGTCGCTCAACGTCGGTGGGTCGAACAACACCCTGACGGTCAAGGGTTCGTGCGCGTCAGTCAACATCGGCGGCGCGGACAACAAGATCGTCTTCGACAAGATCAACAACGAGCTGTCCGTCGTCGGGCTCAACAACACCGTCACCTACAAGGGCGGTGAACCGAAGGTCAACAACCTCGGCACCGGAAACACCATCAACAAGGGCTGAGCTGCACCGCCCGGCGGCGGCGATGCTATTGATGTCCATTGGCATTGACGCCAAATCTAGATTTCGTGTACACATATGTGGACATGAAATCGGATACCCGCAGCTATGCCATGGGCGCACGGCAAATAGCCAAGGACGCCACCCGCGAGGCCATTCTCAGGGCCGCAATCGACGCGTTCATGGCCGAGCGCACCTTCGACATCACCTTGCCGTCAGTGGCCGACCGCGCCGGCGTGACGGTCAAGACCGTGCTCCGTCACTTCGGGAATCGCGAGGCCCTGATCGACGATGCGTGGTCGCAGGCTTACCGCGAGATTGTCGACGAACGCACACCGCCGGCCGGCGATTCCGACGAAGCGCTACGGGTGTTGATCGCGCACTACGAGAGTCGGGGCGAAGTGGTCCTGGCGATGTTGGCCAACGAGCACGATCCCCGAGCGGCTCACGCGAACAGCACCGGCCGCCTGGCGCATCGCGAGTGGGTGCAGGACGTCTTCGAGGCGCGACTGCCTGCCGACGCCTCGGCACGGTCCCGGGCGGTCGATGTGCTCGTCGTCGCCACCGACGTCTACGCATGGAAACTGTTGCGGCTGGACCGCGGCCTGTCGGCCGACGACGTCCACGACCGATTTGTTCTGATGACTGACGCACTGCTGGTCGGGGCATCGGCATGAGCGGCCCTGGGATGCGAGTCCTGTTCGCCATCGTCGACGGCGGCGGCAATGTGCCACCCCAGCTGGCGGTCGCGCGGGAGTTACACAAACGCGGTGTCGACGTCCGGATCATCGGCCACAGCGGCATCGCCGGACGAGTGCAGAATGCCGGCTTGCCGTTCGAAACCTTCTCGACAGGAAGGCATTTCGACCCCACCACCCCACGGCCGCTGCCCGCCATGATGCTCGACTTCGCGCAGATGGCAGCAGACCGCAATCTGGGACGCAGCATCGGTGAGGCCGCACGGCGCCACGGTGCCCATGCCGTGGTCGTCGACATGATGCTGATCGGCGCACTCCCCGAGGTCGAACGCACCGGTGTTCCGACCATCGCCTTCGTCCACTGCTTCTACCGGACGGTTCAGGATCTGGCGGCGGGGCCGGTGGGCTGGTTTCTTCGCGCTCGGGGAATCGACCCGTTATACGCCGAACGCCGCGGACTACTCCAGATCGTCTCGGCACGTGAGGATTTGGACCCGCTACGCGGTGCGCCGCCGGTGAGTCACATCGGGGTGACCTGGCAGGGACCGCCGTCGGTCGCCGTTGCTGAAACCGTACCGCGAATCCTGATCAGCTTGAGCACCAACGCTTTTGCCGGTCAACGTCGGATGCTGCAAAACATCCTCGACGCGCTGGCACCGCTGCCGGTCGCGGCAACCGTGACGGTCGGACCGAGTATCGACGCCTCAGGGCTTCGCGTCCCGGGCAACGCCGACGTGCACGCGTGGCTCGACCACGACGAGGTACTCGCCACGGCATCACTGGTGGTGGGCCACGGTGGGCACAGTACCGCGATGCGCGCACTGTCCTTCGGAGTACCGCAGCTGATCATGCCCGCCAACCCGATGATCGACCAGAAACGCGTCGGGGCCTCGCTACGTGAGCAGGGCGCGGGGATCCTGCTCGCCAAACACGCCAAGCCCGGAAAAATCCGGGCTGCAATCGAAGCGGTGCTGCGCGATCCTTCATATCGGGAAAGCGCCGCTCGGCTGGGCGAAGACATCCGGCGTCGAGACGGGGCCGTCGTGGCGGCCGACATCATCGACGAGCACGTCAGGACATCAGCACAGGTCGTCAAGCTCTAAGCTTTCGCGCCGTGCCGCCCTTCGCCCTTGGCGAAGCGCGCGGCGCCGGCAAGGGATTCCGCGGCCACCCGGGACAGGCTGCCGAACTCGACGTCGATGGCTTCGGCTTCAGATTGACCCCACTGGTGGATAGCCGAGAGCCGGTCAGACCGCAGGCATCCCTGCGGTAGCGCCGCCAGTTCAGCGGCCAGTTCCTCGGCAGCCTGGCGGGCGTGCCCTGCCGGGACCACTCGGTTGGCCAGGCCGATCGCCAGCGCCTCGTCGGCCTGCACGGCCCGGCCGGTCAGGATCAGGTCCATCGCCCGGCTGTGCCCGATGAGCCGCGGCAGCCGGACCGTGCCGCCGTCGATGAGCGGCACCCCCCAGCGCCGGCAGAACACCCCGAACACGGCGTCCTCCTCGACGACCCGCATATCGCACCACAGTGCCAGCTCCAGGCCGCCGGCCACCGCGTACCCGCTCACCGCGGCGATCACCGGTTTGGACAGCACCATCCGGGTGGGCCCCATGGGGCCCGGAGCCGCCCGGCCGGCGACATCAGAACCCGGAGCCGCCCGGCCGGCGACATCAGATCCAGCCCGCGGTCGGTGCAGCGGATTGGAATCCGCGGTGCCCATCGCCTTGAGATCGGCTCCGGCACAGAATGTTCCGTTGTCACCCCAGAGCACCGCAACCGATGCACTGTCGTCGTTGTCGAACTGCTCGAAGGCGTCGCGCAGCGCCAAGGCCGTCGGTCCGTCGACAGCATTGCGGGCATGTGGGCGGTCCAGAATCACCGTCGTCACTGGGCCGTTGCGTTCGATCCGTACCCCTTCCCGGGTCGCTTCGCTCCTGCCCTCCGGAACACCACTCATCGTATCGCCTCCACCAGTCGTCCCTCGTCGCGCCGTGCCACCAGTTCGGCGGCGAAATCCACATAAGCCGTGCGTAATTGGGCGCCGGGCCAGTCCGGCGGCAGCAGTTCTCCGGGAAGCACCGGGTCGGTGAGCAGGTGGCGCACAATGGCCGCGGCCGCGACGAAGCGGGCGGGTATGTCACCGGCGATCGCCATATCGCCGAGCAGTTGACGGCCGGTCTCCGACCAAGCAGCGAGGTCCCACAGCCGCGCGGCAAGCTGGCTCGGGTCGTCATCGCGGGCCCGCAGAATCCGCCCCCTGTCGACGATCTCGGCGGGCAGCCGGTGGTCGAGGTTGTCGGGCCGCAGCCACACCCCTTCCCGAAGTTCCCCAAAGCGGTTGCCCTGCAGAGCATGACGCAGGGACGCGCGGGCACGGGCGTCGCGGCCGACGGCGGTGATCACCAGGGTCGTCCAGGTTCCGTCCCACTCCCGGATGTGAGGGTCGAGCGCATCGTCCTGTCGGCGTTGCCGGGCCAGCAGACGGTCCGAGAGCCGGTAGCCGTCTTCGGAACGCACCAGGTCACCGGCGCCGACCATCCGCGTCAGGGCGACCCGAAGCGTCTGCTCACGAATACCGAAATCCGATGTCAGACGCAGTAATTCGGCTGATGTCGCCCACGCCGGATGGGCACCGAGCATGACGGAGAGCACCACCGAGCGCGCGGTCATCCGGGACAGCGACGGCGTCATCGTCACACCCCGGATGTCCGGCGGCCGTGGTCGCCGAACGGCTCGTCGCGGTGGCGCACCGCGTCACGGAAGCCGTGTTCGCGGGCGTCGGCGACGAATGCATGGCCCTCGGGGGTGTGGCGGGCGATGCCGTCGAAGACGGTGCTGACCATCCGGCTGGTCGCCACGCCCTGCTGGTACAGCGCGGTGTTCATCGCGAGCTTGACCATGATCAGCTGGTTGACCGGAACCGCGGCGATTCGCTCGACGAGACGTTCGGTGCGCTCGTCGAG encodes:
- the rpsG gene encoding 30S ribosomal protein S7 — encoded protein: MPRKGPAPKRPLVNDPVYGSQLVTQLVNKVLLDGKKSLAERIVYGALEQARDKTGTDPVVTLKRAMDNVKPALEVRSRRVGGATYQVPVEVRPERSTTLALRWLVSFSKQRREKTMVERLANEILDASNGLGAAVKRREDTHKMAEANRAFAHYRW
- the rpsL gene encoding 30S ribosomal protein S12, with amino-acid sequence MPTIQQLVRKGRTDKVAKVKTAALKGSPQRRGVCTRVYTTTPKKPNSALRKVARVKLTTGVEVTAYIPGEGHNLQEHSMVLVRGGRVKDLPGVRYKIIRGSLDTQGVKNRKQARSRYGAKKEKS
- a CDS encoding TetR/AcrR family transcriptional regulator, translating into MTSTPESAGGRSRAGARSSARSAKLSRDIIVNAALNFLDREGWDALTINALATQLGTKGPSLYNHVHSLEDLRRTVRMHVIDDILQMLSTVGQGRTRDDAVMAMASAYRSYAHHHPGRYSAFTRMPLEGDDPEFTAASHAAAAPVIEVLASYGLGGEDAYYASLEFWAALHGFVLLEMTGVMNEVDTDAVFSDMVLRLAVGMAHRKGATG
- a CDS encoding DUF3060 domain-containing protein yields the protein MHTPTLVAGIGTLAAAMVLAGCGSSSTDTNSPTATAGKSGAQVEVGNTINYGSFGTTTEIDCADGKSLNVGGSNNTLTVKGSCASVNIGGADNKIVFDKINNELSVVGLNNTVTYKGGEPKVNNLGTGNTINKG
- a CDS encoding TetR/AcrR family transcriptional regulator yields the protein MKSDTRSYAMGARQIAKDATREAILRAAIDAFMAERTFDITLPSVADRAGVTVKTVLRHFGNREALIDDAWSQAYREIVDERTPPAGDSDEALRVLIAHYESRGEVVLAMLANEHDPRAAHANSTGRLAHREWVQDVFEARLPADASARSRAVDVLVVATDVYAWKLLRLDRGLSADDVHDRFVLMTDALLVGASA
- a CDS encoding glycosyltransferase, producing MSGPGMRVLFAIVDGGGNVPPQLAVARELHKRGVDVRIIGHSGIAGRVQNAGLPFETFSTGRHFDPTTPRPLPAMMLDFAQMAADRNLGRSIGEAARRHGAHAVVVDMMLIGALPEVERTGVPTIAFVHCFYRTVQDLAAGPVGWFLRARGIDPLYAERRGLLQIVSAREDLDPLRGAPPVSHIGVTWQGPPSVAVAETVPRILISLSTNAFAGQRRMLQNILDALAPLPVAATVTVGPSIDASGLRVPGNADVHAWLDHDEVLATASLVVGHGGHSTAMRALSFGVPQLIMPANPMIDQKRVGASLREQGAGILLAKHAKPGKIRAAIEAVLRDPSYRESAARLGEDIRRRDGAVVAADIIDEHVRTSAQVVKL
- a CDS encoding crotonase/enoyl-CoA hydratase family protein, which encodes MSGVPEGRSEATREGVRIERNGPVTTVILDRPHARNAVDGPTALALRDAFEQFDNDDSASVAVLWGDNGTFCAGADLKAMGTADSNPLHRPRAGSDVAGRAAPGSDVAGRAAPGPMGPTRMVLSKPVIAAVSGYAVAGGLELALWCDMRVVEEDAVFGVFCRRWGVPLIDGGTVRLPRLIGHSRAMDLILTGRAVQADEALAIGLANRVVPAGHARQAAEELAAELAALPQGCLRSDRLSAIHQWGQSEAEAIDVEFGSLSRVAAESLAGAARFAKGEGRHGAKA
- a CDS encoding PaaX family transcriptional regulator C-terminal domain-containing protein; translated protein: MTPSLSRMTARSVVLSVMLGAHPAWATSAELLRLTSDFGIREQTLRVALTRMVGAGDLVRSEDGYRLSDRLLARQRRQDDALDPHIREWDGTWTTLVITAVGRDARARASLRHALQGNRFGELREGVWLRPDNLDHRLPAEIVDRGRILRARDDDPSQLAARLWDLAAWSETGRQLLGDMAIAGDIPARFVAAAAIVRHLLTDPVLPGELLPPDWPGAQLRTAYVDFAAELVARRDEGRLVEAIR